In one Terriglobia bacterium genomic region, the following are encoded:
- a CDS encoding deoxyhypusine synthase family protein has product MAKKQEGAGIDRKLHDPVKDKLSPVFPLDLSKVKSINDLIRGMADTAFTGRQLGESVDVLEAMARDKECFVVMTLAGAMTVAKQGLIICDLIERGLVNAVVSTGALMAHGLVEATGQKHYRYDPRMNDVELYEAGYNRVYDTLEPETNLDHVELVMEEVLGKWDPQQTMCSWKLNRAIGEHLKRHAKGRGILKSAFEKQVPVFVPAFTDSELGLDVALANRMRARKGQQQLHFDPFLDLNYFAETLLRQPRLGIFTIGGGVPRNWAQQFGPYCELRVRRAGEDVPLKRYHYGVRVCPEPVHWGGLSGSPYSEAISWGKFVPPAEGGKFGEVFVDATVGLPIMVAALLERLGKNYKKAGPKTKS; this is encoded by the coding sequence TTGGCCAAGAAGCAAGAAGGCGCAGGCATTGATCGCAAGCTGCATGACCCGGTAAAAGACAAGCTCTCTCCTGTGTTTCCGCTGGATCTGTCCAAAGTCAAAAGCATCAATGACCTGATTCGCGGCATGGCGGACACGGCTTTCACCGGGCGCCAACTGGGCGAATCGGTAGACGTTCTGGAGGCCATGGCCCGCGACAAAGAGTGCTTCGTGGTCATGACCCTGGCCGGCGCCATGACCGTGGCCAAACAAGGGCTGATCATCTGCGACCTGATTGAACGCGGCCTGGTCAACGCCGTGGTCTCCACCGGAGCCCTCATGGCCCACGGCCTGGTGGAAGCCACCGGGCAGAAGCATTATCGCTACGACCCCCGGATGAACGACGTGGAGCTTTACGAAGCCGGCTACAACCGCGTCTATGACACGCTGGAGCCGGAAACCAACCTGGACCACGTTGAGCTGGTGATGGAAGAAGTGCTGGGCAAGTGGGACCCGCAGCAGACCATGTGTTCCTGGAAGCTGAACCGGGCCATCGGCGAGCATCTCAAGCGTCACGCCAAAGGCCGGGGGATTCTCAAGTCAGCGTTTGAAAAGCAGGTCCCGGTTTTTGTTCCGGCGTTTACTGACTCCGAACTGGGTCTGGACGTTGCTCTGGCCAATCGCATGCGCGCCCGCAAAGGGCAGCAGCAACTGCACTTTGACCCATTCCTGGACCTGAACTATTTTGCGGAAACGCTGTTGCGACAGCCGCGCCTGGGGATTTTTACCATTGGCGGCGGAGTGCCCCGCAACTGGGCGCAGCAGTTTGGGCCGTATTGCGAACTGCGCGTGCGTCGCGCGGGAGAAGACGTTCCCCTCAAGCGGTATCACTACGGGGTGCGGGTATGTCCGGAGCCGGTGCATTGGGGAGGGCTGTCAGGTTCGCCTTATTCAGAAGCAATCTCCTGGGGCAAGTTTGTTCCGCCGGCGGAAGGCGGCAAATTCGGAGAAGTTTTTGTGGACGCTACGGTCGGCTTGCCGATTATGGTCGCAGCGCTGTTGGAGCGGCTGGGGAAGAATTACAAGAAGGCTGGACCAAAAACAAAATCCTGA
- a CDS encoding alpha/beta fold hydrolase, with amino-acid sequence MTSERAHTVYEFGPFRLELREHRLLREGRSVPLTGKAFHTLRVLVERHGTLVSKRDLMSAVWPETTVEENNLDRNISTLRKALGEQANGQSFIETVPRVGYRFAAPVVESMPEPQPLAKVREAEPASTAPSNRQEIRFCVTPDKVRLAYARVGTGYPLVKVANCFNHLDFEWGSPIWRHWIRDLAEGHSIVRYDGRGNGLSEWDMEDISFEAWVHDLETVVDAAGLKKFALMGHSQGGAIAIAYAVRHPERVSHLVLLGGYSRGAHHREHSDAVEVRRALETLVQVNWGKTNPSFFQMVTNLYIPEQATPEDQRWFNDLQLISVAPANLVKTMRACDDINVRSLLPSVSVPTIVFHSDRDRVAPAQEGRILAAEIPGARFVPLASGNHILLAGEPAWQLFREELATFLGCNVTHAHLAG; translated from the coding sequence ATGACTTCCGAGAGAGCCCATACCGTCTATGAATTTGGCCCCTTCCGGCTGGAGCTAAGGGAACACCGGTTGCTGCGCGAAGGCCGCTCCGTGCCGCTGACGGGCAAGGCATTTCATACATTGCGGGTCCTGGTGGAACGGCACGGAACGCTGGTCTCTAAACGCGACTTGATGAGCGCCGTCTGGCCCGAGACCACCGTGGAAGAAAACAACCTGGACCGCAATATTTCCACGCTGCGCAAAGCGCTGGGGGAGCAGGCCAACGGCCAATCTTTCATTGAAACTGTGCCGCGCGTGGGATATCGCTTTGCCGCGCCGGTTGTCGAGAGCATGCCGGAACCACAGCCACTGGCCAAAGTTCGCGAAGCGGAACCTGCGTCTACGGCGCCCTCAAACCGCCAGGAGATCCGGTTCTGCGTCACCCCGGACAAAGTGCGCCTGGCATACGCCAGAGTGGGGACGGGCTATCCGCTGGTCAAAGTCGCCAATTGCTTCAATCACCTGGACTTCGAATGGGGAAGCCCCATCTGGCGGCACTGGATCAGGGATTTGGCCGAGGGCCACAGCATTGTGCGTTACGACGGGCGCGGCAACGGTCTCTCCGAATGGGACATGGAGGATATTTCCTTCGAAGCCTGGGTGCATGACCTGGAAACCGTTGTGGACGCCGCCGGCCTCAAGAAGTTTGCATTGATGGGTCATTCGCAGGGCGGGGCCATCGCCATTGCCTACGCTGTGCGGCATCCCGAGCGCGTCAGCCATCTGGTCCTGCTGGGTGGGTATTCGCGAGGGGCCCACCACCGGGAACATTCCGACGCCGTTGAGGTGCGGCGCGCCCTGGAAACCCTGGTCCAGGTGAATTGGGGGAAAACCAACCCCTCGTTCTTTCAGATGGTGACTAACCTCTACATTCCCGAACAAGCCACACCTGAAGACCAACGCTGGTTCAACGATCTGCAACTCATCTCGGTCGCACCGGCGAATCTGGTCAAGACCATGCGAGCTTGTGACGACATCAACGTGCGTTCGCTGTTGCCCTCGGTGTCCGTGCCCACCATCGTTTTCCATAGCGATCGCGACCGGGTGGCGCCCGCGCAAGAAGGCCGGATCTTGGCAGCGGAGATTCCGGGCGCCAGGTTTGTTCCGCTCGCCAGCGGCAATCACATCCTCCTGGCAGGAGAACCAGCGTGGCAGTTGTTCCGCGAGGAGTTAGCCACGTTCCTGGGATGCAACGTCACGCACGCTCATCTGGCCGGCTGA